TCAAGAACATTTCTCCGATCCTAACTCTCTACATAGTTCAATTCTTAAGTTCTGAAATCCATGCGGCATTTCTGGTGCGTTTGACCCcaagaagaaaggaaattgAAGACGTCACGCAAGAACACAACACAGTCCAGTCAAATTCTTGTAAATTGGAATCTAAGTGGGTCGACATAGGTACCTGATACATCTTCAAGGTTAAACAGAGCATTGAGCACAGTGACAGCAAACAGATACGCGCATCCTCAACTAAATTATCTGAAAATTACGTAAAAATGGATATTTTCTTGGTTCCATTTCTGGCCGTACACGCTCCACCGCTCTCCTTTTTGCccctttcttaatttttgttttttggtaaaaaaaacacaaaaacaattACTATGATTTATGATTTGTCGCCTTTCCTGAGGATGGTCAGCAACTAGCCGAAGACAAGGTTGCCCATTCTTCTGCCAGTTGATGGTCACAGACGATCACATGTTTTAAAAGGTTAGAGCCCATGCAAGCACCAATCCAACAATTTTGTAGCAAAGGTAACCATACAAAATTCAAGCTGGATCCGTTCACGGTTTAGCAATAGAATCGATGTCTATGGCCGAGAAGAAGGAAGGACGCCATTGTTGAATAGGCCCATCAAGCTACCGTTCATTAAAATCACCGAGCCTTGTCTTCgtctttccttgttttttggCTACCTATTCCGTGAGATTCATCTGCTCTCCATTTTCTCCGGGACTATGGGcgtttgatttaatttttctatctaCGCATAGGCTAGAGCTTGAGAAAACAACATGGAAAGATGGGTTGGTAAACTTTAATCTTGGTATTTATGGATAAACTAGATATAATCCCATCCATAAGATGATGATCCAGCTCATGTAAATTCTCCCCATCTAAGCTGTAGAATTTCCTTCTGAGTCACGCTGAACAAGTCGCTAACAATTGACAgatacaagagagagagagagacaccaCCCGGAGTACAAATTAGAAAGGCCACGAAGTTCAGATTTCGCGGGGAGGCCGACGGACGCCTTCTCTCGAACAGGGCAGAGGCGCAGGCTGAGCGACGTGGGTGGGGTAAGGTTCTCCGGGCTCCAACCGGTGGATGATCACCTGTGAGTTGGAAGCCGAGAAATGAATTCGCAGAAGAAGAACATCAGGAGGGACTCATAAAAGAGGCTACCAACCAGGCAAATGTTCTTGTGGATATAAGACTGAGAACTTACCACGTGCCGGGGCTGGTCCCGGTTCGCATGCTGGTTCCAACGCTGTCGTCGTGCTTCCACCTCGGCTGCATGTTGACGTGCTAGAGATCCGTAAGCAAGCCAGAGGACGCCCATGATGAGTAACACCGCAAGCAGAAAAATGGCCACGATCGCACAAAAATACACGACCGCCTCGTCAATCATGTGCTCCTGCAGAGCCACCTCGCTGGCGTACGCGTTCCTGGTCGCCGGACTTTCCGGGGCCAACTGACTCATCTCTCTCCCGGCAGGTTTTCttggtttttccttcttcttcttcttgaaaaacCTAGGGTTTTGCAGACTCGGCCCGTGTTTAAGGACGAAGACAACAACGTAAATGAAACAAAAGGGAGGGCTAGACCAGACTAGGATTGTTGCAATTACTAGGGGATTGCAGAAGCCTCAGCAGCCCATGTTAGCCTAACCAACTCTACACCATCACAGCAAAACGTAAAGACAACAGGTCATTATACTGCCCAGCGAGACAGTTTCCCTCTatagatatttttttatgtcaactatgaattttcaaaaaattaataatgttGTTCACTATACttatagaagaaaatattacCGATTAATGCCGCTAATGTTTTGTTGCAACTAAattttcgggtgaaccacctctctcaagctcataccaattcacgacttaggttcaagttcttaatatgcatatgattttttattaggagtcgccactaatctattttcagtgggtcaattagaaagcCAAGTAAAATAACGGAGATTTacttttactcctacgaactagagattcatGAGTTCGGGACTTTTGGTTAAACTAAATTTCTTTAACGCCATTTcgatacattttctcttttattttgaaaaaaaaatgtttggcaagcagcttgaattaattttaatttatctccataacatgtgaggcgattaTGTGgatgcacaaaccaccaatttaacacccagataaaataataaataaattgcaagatttacctcatagcaacaaaTCTATGCATTAttatatcaaaattcacatcgataatcctagatatgatttctaattaacatgcaatcactcaattcttgtttttatttttttaatgagaacatgctactaatctaacatacatgaaatgatataacatggcaacaatgacctaaactatatgacataaataagcatacAGTCTATCCTAAAGacatgagatggatttattctaactttttttgtatttttcatgaaattcaaaattaaagaaatgcaacaattaaatatgcaatctaaattaaccaaataacttaattctaatgatgagcaatttctaactaaatgatCCTAGCAGCAATCACTAGATGACTTGTATTCtatgaatctaatcctatatgacatgcacatgatttttttgtattttttttaatgaaaattcataattaaaatcactataaaaataaaaatataactaaAGTGAAAACTAAAGTAAAATGTTAtctatctaaacatgcattaaaaaaatgactaacctatcatgcaattAATTCTGATCTACatggaatgcaaatgcaatttttttgtattttcgagaTAGACAAAACAACTAAAAGATAGGCACCAAACCATTCacaatcatcaaagatattaaCCATCATTTGAATTTAgattcaaacttgattatttcgctaataaaattgataaattgatcttaagccttaaatatcaaggatattaattttattgattaattatttcatgatgaaataaaaaattgatgtggGTTGCGGATTAGGCCATAAATCATAATTAGGAATACACcgataattcaaatatgcacgtaaaagcatgcattagacaataaaatatctaaatcaaatttagataagataattacctaattgtGCAAATAACGTTACCAAACTTGAATCGAAAGGAATCCGCTCAACAGATGAGTGGCGGTGGCGATCAACTTCTCAGCGGTGTCAACGGTGATGGTTCACGGATGATTTGCGAGATCACGCAGGGACTCGCAGCTCGGGACTAGAACAGCTTCGTCGTCAATGGTGCATGATGATGGATCCTGTGACAATAACTTTCGAAATTTGAGCGTCGGACAATGGATCATCAATTTTTGTAAAACTCAAATCAATCCCCTCTCAAAGTTTGACCACCCTTTTTACTGAGAACATCTATGCCCCGATTTTTCTTCTATCTCCTCATGCGTGGATTCATGCATGGGTGCTGCAGAGAAGTGGAGACACGCGTTCTCTCTCTTCAAGGTTGCCTTGCAGACGAATCTCTTGTGTTCGCGAAGAAGACCCAGTCGAAGTAGGTCAAgcaccgaagaagaagaccacCCCTcgtgccttctctctctctcgtcataTGTTGTATTTGAGTATGCCGTCCGATTATGTAAATCTCACACGGATGCTCATGTGTGTGCCCTTGACAGTGGGTGTTGTCGTGGTAAGGCCGGGCTGCAATCGAGTTGCAACGGATGTAGGTGTATGCCATGCCCGAGCCTTTGATCAACCTCctcactttcttatttttttcatgtaCATGGCCAACCCTGGATTCACTGGGTCTATTCGGTTTATATTATGCCCGAATTCAAATGGCACAAGTCTTTGCTCAACAATAAATCACTCGTTAGAACTCATCactgaataattttctaaagcaTTTTGATGTTTAATCTATTGAATAGTATTTATAACATGATAAGATTTCATGTGAATTGAttaatttcatgtgaaaaatGGTATGCGAAAacgttgcaaaaaaaaaaaaaacatcacgAAAAGTCACAAAAGTAGGTGGATCCTAAGCTTCTATTTTTGGCCAGAAAAGTATTGAAGCTTTTATATTCATGCTGCATGGCCTGCGTGTAAAGCCTTGACTTCACCAGCCATGTGATCTTCTAACCGTACCAAAACAACAAGCAAAGCAGACAAAGGTCAACTATGGAAAGATCTAATCAGCACGCAATACAGCAAATTCTtcatatcatttcatttttattcgTGACCAAAAAGGTCATGCCAAGCATGAATTATATGGTTCTTGATTAATATTCGTACTCGTATCTCAATAATTACCGATTCGAGCGATGATGATGTGTAGGGAATGTAAAAAAAGTACATCTTAATCGCCCTTCTGATATTGACTCAATTATGATTTAGTTCATATTGACTTTATGAAGAATTatgtttgtttttaaaattgacaagcTTTTTCAGTAGTCGGACTTTGACCGTATACTATATCCGTCACTCTTACCAAATTCCCGAAAGTACGATGTCTTGGGCAAAGAGTTTCAACTCTGCAAGTGCAAGCTTTAGTCGCTTTCCATGGCATTAATTAAACAGCAGACAGATCACATTGTCGGTGGTCCAAGAAAATGAAggtaaataaaagagagagaaaaccaaGGAATATCCTTAAAAAGTAGGGCAAGCGAAATGTATcctctcaaaatattttaataaaaaggacACATTCCCAAAGTGGAAagattaaaagatgaaattaaaaaagaaaattgcgaGACATAAGTAAGAATTAAGTATCTCAAAAGTTGTAAAACTTATTGAAAAAATGCAATTGGATCAAGCCGTAAAGTTTTGAATTGTAATTATATCCTAAATGATTTCACTGACTTGATCAAATTTAGGGTTGATTGcgttatttgaaaattttagaatttgatttcacttttacattaaaattttaggaatttcgGTTTACTGATTCCATAAAGATGCAATGAGGAAAACACCTCAATTGTGTCGCTTGACTTCATGGCCTCAACACGAACAATCATCCATATTGCATTCAACGAATAGTTGGGCCTCTGGCCCATATTTCTATTTTGCTATTTgataaacaataaattaaaatgcAACACTTTTCTCTTATGGCCGAAAAAGAATCTAACATCTTGgacttgaaattttttccaCTGGACTTTaagaaatttacataaaatgCGAAATAGCTTTTGTGCTTCTTAGGGTCGATTTAGTTCAACTTTGCAAATGAGTTTCGGGTATGATGTAAATGCTAAAAGTCAAAACTTTTCGAGGAATTCTATCAAATtcaaatgggtttttttttaatccaaagaaacagaaatgGCCCAGCCCACGAAAACATGGCCCGATTGGCCCAACATGTGGAATGCCTATCGTGATTGGCCATCTCCTCCCTGCAAAAAGCACATTGTCTATCCAAAGAGGCCAAAAATTCCCAGGTTTTCACTTCGTAGCTCCACGCACGTGTTCTAATTGAGGTGCCATACCTTGGTCATTTTACCTCGACTAGTCCTTCGAGTTACCTTGTGTATTTTTTACTATCGATTAATCTCGAaagcaatttcaatttcaacattTTACCAGAGAATTCATTCAGATTTCATGAGTATTGTCAAGATGAATTGCAATTCAGATGGACTTTCAGACTTCACTCGCTTGAAAGCGAGTGTTGATGGGTCCTAGCTTGCCGGCTCATCGGAGGGGTCGATCGCCGGTGTTGTCCAAGACGACGAGGTATATTGATTCCTGGGTTTGCGAAGTCAGTCGCGGCTTCCTCTATACTGCAAACAAAAACCCTTGCCATGAAAGAAGCCTTGCTGCACTTGACCGTGgagaaagaacaaaataagaCTTGCAAGTCTTCAAGTGATCTGTTTAGGGCTATAATTGATCTACAATTAAAAATAACCAATAGCTTATCGGTTATCCAGTGCTGTTCAAACCCATCTCAAAGCCCATGGGCCCTCATATGCCTATTTGAAGAGTGCAATAGTTTAATAGCTTAAATAAAAGAAGTTTTGATAGTCCAATGCTCACATGACACTATCAAGTTGCAAATTGAATCGCAAAAGCCCAACGTGGAGAAAGTCTACGTTCTAATCGGCTATCTAAGCCCTCCAACCCTTAGGGATTTATAGTGTTTTAATTCTAGCTTTCCTGGCTTTTCTAAACCAGAACATTGAATGAATGAAGTTataattttgaggaaaaaaaaaaagagccaaacCCAATTCAAAAGTTGTCGGGACAGCAATAAGTTGATTACTTATCTCTTTATTACTTTCTAAATTTGATGTGTTACAGAAGTTAAGTTCATTTTGCAGAATAAACACAATGTTCAACCCTTTAGGCTTTTCCTTTAAGCATTATCTTGTCCCCTTTCTTGTTTCGGACGACAGGTGTACTCTTCTGCTAGTATTATTAAATAAGCTTCTAGGAATTCTAGGACCTAAACATGCCTAATCGAATCTAATGAAGAAAATTTAAGTGAATGAATTTTAGGTCCACTAATATTCGCGGAAGAGCCAAATAATCACTTGATAAGCGATGATTTACGTGATATTACCTTGAAAATagtcaactccttgagcaatgAGCCTTTACCTAAGTCTCAGacaagaacaaaataataataaaattaaaaaaaaaaaaaaaaggggacggTAGTTGTGTGGAAGAGACTAAAAACTAGAAAAGGGTAAATAATTGTGTGACGTACACAAACCTCGTCAATCCTCCTTTTATAATGTCTTTTTTatgcccattttctttttggcaacaaatcatattatttctgattattattatttttttaagtcaaAACCAACCATTTTCATTTAAGTGGCAGAACTAGAAGGGCGACAATAATTAGTGCCTAAACATAAATCTCAAAAGGATTGGGGTGATCGGTTTTCGATCCAGTTCGATCCAATGAAACcaatcactttttattttcccgCAACTAGATACCTTCTATtatgaagaaatttaaaaaaaaaaaactaataactttctataagaaattgaaagaaaaaacatatgCGCAATCGGTTTGGTCCGGACCACCCAAACATCGGTTCTACTTTTAGGAATCAAGAGTCAAACCAACACTCTTGAGGGTAGTTCTCGGTTTGGGCAGTCCATTGTGCACACCCCTACAAAAGGGTTGAGGGGATTTAGAAAGGCGATTGGTCCATGGGCTTTGCAATCTGAAAGATCACAGCCAAAGGGCCCAAGTATTCATCAATTAAAACGCGTAGAGCCCCATGGGCTGCGGGTGTGGCCCGATATGAGCCCAGCAATAGACTAAGGCAGATTATCGCTTACCCAAAATTGGCCGTCTTCCATCTTAGACCCACTCAAATGGAGTGGAACTTTGACAACGTGGCTATTTCATACTTGATATGATTATCATCATTCCTGGCGTCGAAAGCTTTGAAGAAAACAAAGCACTGCATCTGATAACATTAAAACCGTCATAGCGAAGGGCTTTTTGGTTTCTTGGTAAAAAGTCCAAACGAAAGTCTCGAGATCACTAATATTTCGTGATAAAAAATCCGTTCTTATCGCTGAGTATGTCTACATCTTATGGGTGGACGAGAAGAGTGATGTATACAACTTTGGAGTGGTGCTCCTGGAGCTCTTGACGGGGCGTCGGTCGATAGGTGACATTGGGGACGCGGTGGACATCGTCCAATGGACGAAGATTGCCGCAACCAgctagcagagagagagagaggaggcgagCAACTGAGATGAGGTTTGGTAGGTGTTCTTTGTCGTCGTGCTGAGTGTTCAAGAGAACAGCATCGAATGTCCCGAGATGGTGGGGGTGGTTCAAATGCTCTCGGAGCTCCGTTGTCACCTGTCTCCAGATCACTTCACCTCcataatcttaaatttattgttttcctaccaattcattttttaatttgatcaattgaattttaaacattttcatattttgcagaaaaatgatcaaaatagtCCTCAATCTAttccaatttttctaatttagttataaatatttttttaccaatttagtcataaacctttgtAATTctaccaatttagtctatctCGTCAAATTTGGCTGGATGACACTGACCTGgcacttttttaataatattatgtttttacaattttttaattaatatttttctttctttcttcttttttggttggtcACCGAATTGACCAAAGGCTACAATCGGCAAGATTGATTTTGCTAACcaacatcaagaagaagaagaagaagaagattgctaACATTGGACACTGGGCATCCAACATTTcatggtaatttttttaaatatatatattttatatttattatatttttaatgtccttttcgtttctttcttcttcttcttttttccattttttctctACCAATCACCAGACTTGGCAACATTCAACAACCGGCCAAAGGCAACAATCAATGAAGGTGACCCTCGCCAAGATCTGGTAAGGGGTGACCTTATCAACCTTGGGCAAGGCTGCCCTTGCAAAATTTGTTGAGCCCAGCTAAAGGGCAAGAGGTTGCCTTTTGCTCGAAATTAacaaggccaaccctcactaGCCTTTGGTGAGGTCATCCTTGCAAGTTGTTGGTTATCATCGAGGCCTGATGACTGgtgaggaaaaaatgaaaaaaaaaatcaaaagaaaaggaaaaggaaaagaaagcatataatgaaaaatataaaaaatgaaaaaaataataattgaaaattaaaagggATTGTTCGTGTCAATGCAAACCGTGCCATGTAGGACGACTAGTGTCCACGTCAGCAAATTATGGCCTAAATTAAATGGATGGagtatattgacaaattataaaaatgtttatgatttaattgacaatattgaaaagttaataactgaattgataaaagtatgataggtttaaaactttttgaacaatttttcctccatcttcttcttgtaCTTCTTCAGCCTTTGCCGAGAACTTCACCAgctaaaaagaaagatatgttCATCTAATTTAGAGTGTGAACGTGAGCTTCAAAACAAAGTCATCTAATTTAGAGTGTGAACGTGGGATTTTATATAACAAAGTCATCTAATTTAGAGTGTGAACGTGGGATTTTATATAACAAAGTGTGTGAGCTCTCAAAACTATGagtcaaaaaaatcaaagtctatGTTTCTTTAATGTTTCGAACAGAATCATCACAATCCCAGTCTGCAGGAGTTTTATCAATAGAATATAAGCTCAGCACTCTTTCGGCTGCTGTCAAGAGAAATCGCAGCCAAAGTAAAGGTGTGCTCAAGACTCATCACATTACTTGCAGGCAACCATCTCTAAATCCTGTCAAAAGTGGGAAGTCTATTTTAGAATATGGCCATCCAAGAGATCGGAGCAGATCTAGGAAGAGCTAACCATATCAGTCTGCATTCGAAATGAGCCCGCCAACAGCAATGGTCCAGAAACAGAGGCTGTCCATAGAACTTTGCCCTCCAGAAGAGCACCATCAAATGGCAGCCTATATAATCATCAAATCAGTTATAATCTCTGCAACTTTAGCGGAGATGGAAAGAGCAGAGTGGTGTATAAACTCTTCGAGGATGAGCTTCTAAATAGAACACCATGAGGGATGTCTATTGTCAGTCCAATAATTTGTGGACTGACCATCATCAATTTAATAACAAGGGGCCAAAAGCTTAGGGGTTATATTGAAAACTTTCCTCGATCATATGAAACTTTTATCCACTagtaagaaatttatttttctgatttacaACCAGGAGTTGCAAGATTGTACCAAATATTACATCATAGGTATGTAAATGGACATCATTTAGTATGCGCATGTCCAGTCATTGCTTTTATGTCTTGGTTAATGATCTTGATCTGTCCTTTAAATACTGCTTCGTAGTCGCATTTTTTGAATGTTATTACTCTGTGGAAACACTGTTGCAGTTGGATTGGGGTTATCAGATCTCCGAAAGGGGAATGCACTACATGAATTGATACTGAAACTTGTTTGGAGTGCATTTCTGTACCAGTTCTGGGGAGCAAAATTTGCAAGTAAAAAGCTGTGGATTTCCTTCTAAATCACGCCAAACAAATGCCCGTCCCACTCATTAATATAGCCCACAGGATGCCATGCTCAATCATAGGACGATATATTTGCAAATGATTTGTTGAGAAAGGGGTTAAAGAAAGAGTTCCCAGAAGATAGATACAAGAGAGGATGATAGTACTAATTAAGGGCaaccaaaattattttcatggGACGGCCAACAAATGCTTTCTCTTGGACAGGGTAAAGGAGCAGGTTGGGCAATGTGGGTGGGTTGAAACTCTCCAGGCATCAATACTGTGTAGTCTGATGCATTGGATGTAGTCACCTGcaagttgaaattgaaaagaatcaCAGAAGAAtgttagaagaagaaaattggacaTTTTTCAGTTTAATGACATGTTAAGACACCAAGAAGGCAAGAAAGAATTAAGCTTGACATGACAAAGTCCAAAAGACTAGTCCatttttagatgtcttgtatgaatACTAGTAGCAGTCAAATTTATGTATCTAGGAAACAATCAAACTTGCCCTCTCCATCATATTGACTGCACAAAAATTATTCGTCATTCTTGACAAATTATCTGAAGAAATATTGCTGCATTTGAAGAACCCATGCTAACTAGTGACTTGAACCAAACAGAACAACTGAGGAGAATGGAATGTGAGTGAATTAGGCAGACTTACCATGTGCTGGTCTTGGCTCACAAGCTTCTGAGATTGTCCTGCTTCCAGTGAAACCTCAGCCACATGATGTTCTTCAGATGatgaagagggagagggagttgTTGGTCTGAAAAGATGCTCGAAGATGGCCATGATGAGAAACATCGCAACCAGAATGGCCGTGGCCACAAAGCCAAAAGAGATTGCATTGATGGACGCTCCAAGGCTCTTCCATGGAGCTTCAGTGTCAAGTTCCCCTGGCGGCAAAGTGCTAGAGTGAGGGCCAGCATACACATTCCAGGGTGTCGATCTTTCCGGGACAAACCCATTCATCGCCAGcaggttttcttttcctttctcttcttatgGGTGTTCTTCTTCTAAAATTTATGTCTTCATGGAACTTAGGCATTTGCTAATACTGATGATTGCGAACTGGAACACACCGGACAACATCTAAATGACCAATGTGGATACTTGTTAACACTGCAAGGCATAAGGGAATTGATGACCGGATGACTTAGATTCATGTGAGGTACACTTGTCTAAACATACATGTTACATAGCAAGAAAAATTGCCAGGCTGTCGGGATTCATAAGCTCAACATCAAACTCCTTTTCGTTTTCAGCAAGCAGATAGCATCAAACTCAATTGCTTACTGAAAACTTGATCATCTACTAGGAGTTAACATCTGCTATCTTTCACCTCTAATTCTGAAAAATACTAACCATGAGTCCATGACAACTGATTATGATCTGAGAAGAGAAATCCAATAAAAGCGAAAAGGAACAAGCTAATCTGGAATCACAAGACAGGTTCTTGCACATTGTTCATGCTACAATCTCAAAAACTTCAATTTAAGAACAGAATCAAATTCTGCAACATTTATCACCTCTAGTTCTGAAAAGATACAGGACCATGACATCTAATTACATCTGAGACAAAGCCAAACCCAAAGCAAAACTGAACAGACTAATCTGAATTTATATGACAGTTACTGCACATTGCTCCTGATCAGCTGAAAAACCTCCAAAATCGCAACAGAATCAAACAATAAGAACTGACATGATCAGCTAACCTCATCTCTGTGAAAGCTCTTGGGCCTTGGAGTTTCATTTCtcagaagaagaataagaagaggaagaagaagaagaagaggaagaagaaggagaagaagaattgTTTGTCATTTCGTGtcagagaaaaagagaacaacTTAGATAAACAAAAGAGGGCCAAACACAACTATGGCTGCATTTATCAGGAAATGCAGACTCAGCCCATGTAGCTTTACACCACACACAAAATGTAAAGACAAAGTCTCATTATAATCCCAGCGAggcactttctttctttttatgtttattatcatgaattttcaaattaatttaatgccCCCAACTCATgaaccactttaccttttctccttctttcttcttccttctttttttattttttggggccAAGGACCTTCTTGTCTGAAGATCTTTAAACACGAATGATCCTACGCTTGATATAATATATAGCTTACTTTATTAAAGACAATACTATTAGTAAATTATTGGGTAAACTAAACTATCACTTCATAGCATTCAG
This Eucalyptus grandis isolate ANBG69807.140 chromosome 7, ASM1654582v1, whole genome shotgun sequence DNA region includes the following protein-coding sequences:
- the LOC104452551 gene encoding uncharacterized protein LOC104452551, encoding MNGFVPERSTPWNVYAGPHSSTLPPGELDTEAPWKSLGASINAISFGFVATAILVAMFLIMAIFEHLFRPTTPSPSSSSEEHHVAEVSLEAGQSQKLVSQDQHMVTTSNASDYTVLMPGEFQPTHIAQPAPLPCPRESICWPSHENNFGCP